The following nucleotide sequence is from Tardiphaga sp. 709.
TGTTCAGGACATCCCAGCGAGCGCCAAATTGGTCGTGCTGGCTGGCCCCAATGGCTCCGGCAAGTCGTCGTTCTTCGACGCTCTGTTGCTGAAATACCGGATGGACACTGGATACGGCTGGAATGGCGACAACAAATACTACGATCGGCCGCAGGAAACAGCCGTAGATTTGCATGCAAGAATCTCTGTTTCAACCGACGTCGGCAACAAGTTCGCTAGGGGCAACCTCTACATTCGAACCGCATACCGGAACGATCATGAGTTCGTCACGAACTCCCTTGCTCGGCAAGGTGCACTCCTCGACAACATGACCTTGAATCGACTGATCGAGCCCGATGCTACGGTCAGCAGCAACTATCAGCGCCTTGCCGCCCAAGCTATGGAAGACGTCTTCGTCAATGAGGCCGAGGCGACGACGATGGGTGCCTACCGCGAGAAGCTGATCGGAGAAATCCGAGCGCCGCTCAAGCGATTGTTTCCCGATCTGACCTTCGTGGGGGTAGGCAACCCCCTCGATCAGGGCACTTTCCAGTTCGACAAGGGCACCTCAAAGGGCTTCGATTACAAGAACCTGTCCGGTGGTGAGAAGGCGTCCTTCGACCTGATCCTAGATTTTGTAGTGAAGCGACGCAACTATGCGGATGCCATCTACTGCATTGATGAACCCGAAACCCATATGAACACGCGCCTGCAGGGCGCGCTGCTCGGCGAACTCGTTGGATTGCTTCCGGGCAACTCGCAGCTCTGGATCGCGTCCCACTCGATCGGAATGATGCGGAAGGCGCGCGAAATGTACGATGCCGACCCGGCATCGGTGGCTTTCATAGATTTCGGCGGTCACGATTTCGATCAGGTGATCACGCTCTCGCCGAGCAAGCCTACGCGTGCCTTCTGGGAAGGCGTGATGCACGTAGCTCTCGACGACCTCGCCGCACTGGTGGCGCCGAAGCAGGTGGTCATCTGCGAAGGCAATCCGGCAGGCGCGGTGCCTGGGAAGAACACCGAGCACGACGCTCGGATCTACGAAGCTATCTTTCGCGACGAGATGCCGGACACCACCTTCATCTC
It contains:
- a CDS encoding AAA family ATPase; protein product: MRLLNTHITRFRRFSDLTVQDIPASAKLVVLAGPNGSGKSSFFDALLLKYRMDTGYGWNGDNKYYDRPQETAVDLHARISVSTDVGNKFARGNLYIRTAYRNDHEFVTNSLARQGALLDNMTLNRLIEPDATVSSNYQRLAAQAMEDVFVNEAEATTMGAYREKLIGEIRAPLKRLFPDLTFVGVGNPLDQGTFQFDKGTSKGFDYKNLSGGEKASFDLILDFVVKRRNYADAIYCIDEPETHMNTRLQGALLGELVGLLPGNSQLWIASHSIGMMRKAREMYDADPASVAFIDFGGHDFDQVITLSPSKPTRAFWEGVMHVALDDLAALVAPKQVVICEGNPAGAVPGKNTEHDARIYEAIFRDEMPDTTFISAGNSKEVQNDFIGLATVLPKLASGMKIIRLIDLDDHTETDVADFKKKAIHVLSRRHLEVYLYDDEVLTALCASVGKPEKAAGLIAAKAAAINDVMKAGYPADDIKKAAGAIYNAAKQMLSLTQAGNDAPAFARSTLSKLIKPDMTVYSELHKDVFGN